The following proteins come from a genomic window of Mycolicibacterium rufum:
- a CDS encoding DUF402 domain-containing protein yields the protein MHPPKRERFDLAARTNTDPKGVVRDVDVYTVEPWGLYMARPTPGRAQFHYLESWLLPALDLRVTVFHFNPGHERDQDFYLDVGVYTAGPQVWHGEDHYLDLVLRTGRQVVLTDVDELLVAVREGLLGPAEGDRAIRTAVATVEALTRHGYHLDRWLSTLGITLTWRAA from the coding sequence ATCCATCCTCCCAAACGCGAGCGCTTCGACCTGGCGGCCCGCACCAACACCGACCCCAAGGGTGTCGTGCGGGACGTCGACGTCTACACCGTCGAGCCCTGGGGCCTCTACATGGCCCGGCCGACGCCGGGCCGGGCGCAGTTCCACTACCTCGAATCCTGGCTGCTGCCGGCGCTGGATCTGCGGGTCACCGTCTTCCACTTCAATCCCGGACACGAGCGCGACCAGGACTTCTACCTCGATGTCGGCGTCTACACCGCCGGACCGCAGGTCTGGCACGGCGAGGACCACTACCTCGACCTGGTGCTGCGCACCGGCCGGCAGGTCGTGCTCACCGACGTCGACGAACTGCTGGTGGCCGTCCGGGAGGGTCTGCTCGGCCCCGCGGAGGGCGACCGCGCGATCCGCACCGCGGTGGCCACTGTCGAGGCGCTGACCCGTCACGGCTACCACCTCGACCGCTGGCTGAGCACGCTCGGGATCACCCTGACGTGGCGCGCAGCATAG
- the coaE gene encoding dephospho-CoA kinase — MLRIGLTGGIGAGKSTVSATFSELGGVVVDGDVIAREVVEPGTPGLKSLVETFGEEILLPEGALNRPALAAIAFSDDQKRATLNGIVHPLVAQRRSELIAAAADDAVIVEDIPLLVESQMAPMFPLVIVVHADADLRVRRLIEYRGFSEEDARARIAAQATEEQRRAVADVWLDNAGTSDELVAAARRLWHDRIEPFAANIAARRPAQTPSRPVPPDPQWPAQAQRILARLRTACGHRAVRVDHIGSTAVAGMAAKDVIDVQVTVDGLGSADEIAEAMLAAGYVATPVTEDVAQPDARSTVAAFDHTDDDALWRKRLYGSADPGRPTNVHVRVQGWPGQQFALLFVDWLRANPSVQAEYADLKQSVESPQDKEPWFSDAYQRAWQWADATGWRPAD, encoded by the coding sequence GTGCTGCGAATCGGATTGACCGGAGGAATCGGGGCGGGCAAGTCGACGGTGTCGGCGACGTTCAGCGAGTTGGGCGGCGTCGTCGTCGACGGCGACGTCATCGCCCGCGAGGTCGTGGAGCCGGGCACCCCGGGCCTGAAGAGTCTGGTGGAGACGTTCGGGGAGGAGATCCTGCTGCCCGAGGGGGCACTCAACCGGCCCGCGCTGGCGGCCATCGCGTTCAGCGATGACCAGAAGCGTGCCACCTTGAACGGCATCGTGCATCCGCTTGTGGCGCAACGTCGTTCGGAGCTGATCGCGGCTGCCGCCGACGACGCGGTGATCGTCGAGGACATCCCGCTGCTGGTGGAGTCGCAGATGGCGCCGATGTTCCCGCTCGTCATCGTGGTGCACGCCGACGCCGACCTGCGGGTCCGGCGGTTGATTGAATACCGCGGCTTCAGCGAGGAGGACGCCCGCGCGCGCATCGCGGCCCAGGCCACCGAGGAGCAGCGCCGCGCGGTCGCCGACGTGTGGCTCGACAACGCGGGAACGTCCGACGAACTCGTCGCCGCCGCCCGCCGGCTCTGGCACGACCGCATCGAGCCGTTCGCGGCCAACATCGCGGCGCGCCGCCCCGCGCAGACTCCGTCGCGGCCGGTGCCGCCGGACCCGCAGTGGCCGGCGCAGGCACAGCGGATCCTGGCCCGGCTGCGGACGGCGTGCGGGCACCGCGCGGTTCGCGTCGATCACATCGGGTCGACCGCCGTCGCGGGGATGGCCGCCAAGGACGTCATCGACGTGCAGGTGACCGTGGACGGTCTCGGCAGCGCCGACGAGATCGCCGAGGCGATGCTGGCGGCCGGCTACGTCGCCACCCCGGTCACCGAGGACGTCGCCCAACCCGACGCGCGCAGCACCGTGGCCGCTTTCGACCACACCGACGACGACGCCCTGTGGCGTAAACGGCTCTACGGTTCCGCCGACCCGGGACGCCCCACGAATGTCCACGTGCGCGTCCAGGGGTGGCCCGGCCAGCAGTTCGCGCTGCTGTTCGTCGACTGGCTGCGGGCCAACCCGTCCGTACAGGCCGAGTACGCCGACCTCAAGCAGTCGGTGGAGTCGCCCCAGGACAAGGAACCCTGGTTCTCCGACGCCTACCAACGGGCGTGGCAGTGGGCCGACGCCACCGGTTGGCGACCGGCGGACTAG
- a CDS encoding RNA polymerase sigma factor: protein MTFPTDADPTDAELAVAAAAGDPHALAAIYDRYADRLHDFCIGMLRDREAAADCVQDTFCTAAARLTQLREPERLRSWLYAVARNETLRRLRARHRERPVDAVPEVASPDAGPEILAARSALADLLAEAAGGLSDRDRVILDLTYHQGLDGPELAAALETSPASATKMVQRIRDTVERSLGALLVARNAERESNACAGLAAVLDGWDGTFTVLMRKRVARHIEACPRCDDDRRRRVSPQALLGATPVFVPAPPSLRERTLGAIRLTSAAGSFTPSRKNTARALAAAGAAILALSVIVVLAIERAPQDTRVSPADIEATTTEAGRPPAGLLPPPTLDPGPVPARRSSDPKTAVPTASPRARVGTATDPGTSADDQATQTTRPAATDAPDSTAPTTPRTTTATMTTLETTVPETVMPETTMPETLPEPTTPEPTPTRTGPARTVPSGPLHTFAPDEPVLTTVPPIG from the coding sequence ATGACCTTCCCAACCGATGCCGATCCCACCGACGCCGAGCTCGCCGTGGCGGCCGCGGCAGGAGACCCCCACGCGCTGGCCGCGATCTACGACCGCTACGCCGACCGGCTCCACGATTTCTGCATCGGAATGCTCAGGGATCGCGAGGCCGCTGCCGACTGCGTTCAGGACACGTTCTGCACGGCGGCCGCACGGCTGACGCAGCTACGCGAACCCGAAAGACTTCGCAGCTGGCTCTACGCCGTCGCCCGCAACGAGACGTTGCGCAGGTTGCGTGCGCGTCATCGGGAGCGCCCTGTCGACGCGGTGCCTGAGGTGGCGTCCCCCGACGCTGGACCGGAGATCCTGGCCGCCCGCTCAGCGCTGGCCGACCTGCTCGCCGAGGCGGCCGGCGGGCTCTCCGACCGCGACCGCGTCATCCTCGACCTGACCTATCACCAGGGGTTGGACGGACCGGAACTGGCCGCGGCCCTGGAAACCAGCCCGGCGTCGGCGACGAAGATGGTGCAGCGGATCCGTGACACCGTCGAACGCTCCCTCGGCGCGCTGCTCGTGGCGAGAAACGCCGAGCGGGAATCCAACGCCTGTGCCGGGCTGGCCGCAGTGCTCGACGGGTGGGACGGCACGTTCACCGTTCTGATGCGCAAGCGCGTCGCCCGGCACATCGAGGCATGCCCGCGGTGCGACGACGACCGGCGGCGCCGGGTCAGTCCCCAGGCTCTGCTCGGAGCGACTCCGGTGTTCGTCCCTGCTCCGCCGAGCTTGCGCGAGCGAACTCTGGGTGCAATCCGATTGACCTCTGCTGCAGGGTCATTCACACCCTCACGGAAGAACACCGCCCGTGCGCTGGCGGCCGCCGGCGCGGCGATCCTCGCGTTGAGCGTCATCGTCGTCCTCGCGATCGAACGTGCGCCTCAGGACACCCGGGTCAGTCCGGCCGACATCGAGGCGACCACCACCGAGGCCGGCCGACCGCCCGCCGGGCTGCTGCCCCCTCCGACACTGGATCCCGGACCGGTCCCGGCCCGCCGGAGCTCTGACCCGAAGACAGCGGTGCCGACGGCGTCCCCACGGGCCCGCGTCGGAACGGCCACCGATCCCGGCACCTCGGCTGACGATCAGGCGACGCAGACCACTCGGCCGGCGGCCACCGACGCGCCGGATTCCACCGCACCGACGACGCCGAGGACGACGACGGCCACCATGACGACGCTGGAGACGACGGTGCCGGAGACCGTGATGCCGGAGACCACGATGCCCGAGACGCTGCCCGAGCCCACGACGCCGGAGCCCACCCCGACACGGACCGGCCCGGCGCGCACCGTGCCGTCCGGACCGCTCCACACCTTCGCGCCCGACGAACCCGTGCTCACGACGGTGCCGCCGATCGGATGA
- the rpsA gene encoding 30S ribosomal protein S1, protein MPSPSVTSPQVALNDIGSAEDFLAAIDKTIKYFNDGDIVEGTIVKVDRDEVLLDIGYKTEGVIPSRELSIKHDVDPNEVVSVGDEVEALVLTKEDKEGRLILSKKRAQYERAWGTIEELKEKDEAVKGTVIEVVKGGLILDIGLRGFLPASLVEMRRVRDLQPYIGKEIEAKIIELDKNRNNVVLSRRAWLEQTQSEVRSEFLNQLTKGAIRKGVVSSIVNFGAFVDLGGVDGLVHVSELSWKHIDHPSEVVQVGDEVTVEVLDVDMDRERVSLSLKATQEDPWRHFARTHAIGQIVPGKVTKLVPFGAFVRVEEGIEGLVHISELSERHVEVPDQVVQVGDDAMVKVIDIDLERRRISLSLKQANEDYNSEEFEAWKYGMADSYDDQGNYIFPEGFDAETNEWLEGFEKQRDEWEARYAEAERRYKMHTAQMEKFAAAEAEEAARPATSNGSSRSEESAGGSLASDAQLAALREKLAGNA, encoded by the coding sequence ATGCCAAGTCCCTCCGTCACGTCTCCGCAAGTAGCCCTCAACGACATCGGCTCCGCGGAGGATTTCCTCGCCGCCATCGACAAGACCATCAAGTACTTCAACGATGGCGACATCGTCGAAGGGACGATCGTCAAGGTCGACCGCGACGAAGTTCTGCTCGACATCGGTTACAAGACCGAAGGTGTCATTCCCTCCCGTGAGCTCTCCATCAAGCACGACGTCGACCCCAATGAGGTTGTGTCCGTCGGCGACGAGGTCGAAGCTCTGGTCCTCACCAAGGAGGACAAGGAAGGCCGCCTGATCCTGTCCAAGAAGCGCGCTCAGTACGAGCGTGCCTGGGGCACCATCGAAGAGCTCAAAGAGAAGGACGAGGCCGTCAAGGGCACCGTCATCGAGGTCGTCAAGGGCGGCCTGATCCTCGACATCGGGCTGCGCGGCTTCCTGCCCGCGTCGCTGGTCGAGATGCGTCGCGTCCGCGATCTGCAGCCGTACATCGGCAAGGAGATCGAGGCCAAGATCATCGAGCTCGACAAGAACCGCAACAACGTGGTGCTCTCGCGCCGCGCCTGGCTGGAGCAAACCCAGTCCGAGGTGCGCAGCGAGTTCCTCAACCAGCTCACCAAGGGTGCGATCCGCAAGGGTGTCGTCTCCTCGATCGTCAACTTCGGCGCGTTCGTCGATCTCGGCGGCGTCGACGGCCTGGTGCACGTCTCCGAGCTGTCCTGGAAGCACATCGACCACCCGTCCGAGGTCGTCCAGGTGGGCGACGAGGTCACCGTCGAGGTCCTCGACGTCGACATGGACCGCGAGCGGGTTTCGCTGTCGCTCAAGGCGACTCAGGAAGATCCGTGGCGCCACTTCGCCCGCACCCACGCGATCGGCCAGATCGTCCCGGGCAAGGTCACCAAGCTGGTGCCGTTCGGCGCGTTCGTCCGTGTCGAGGAGGGCATCGAGGGCCTGGTGCACATCTCCGAGCTGTCCGAGCGCCACGTCGAGGTCCCGGACCAGGTGGTCCAGGTCGGCGACGACGCGATGGTCAAGGTCATCGACATCGACCTGGAGCGTCGCCGGATCTCACTGAGCCTCAAGCAGGCCAACGAGGACTACAACAGCGAAGAGTTCGAGGCCTGGAAGTACGGCATGGCCGACAGCTACGACGACCAGGGCAACTACATCTTCCCCGAGGGCTTCGACGCCGAGACCAACGAGTGGCTCGAAGGCTTCGAGAAGCAGCGGGACGAGTGGGAGGCCCGCTACGCCGAGGCGGAGCGTCGCTACAAGATGCACACCGCTCAGATGGAGAAGTTCGCCGCGGCCGAGGCCGAAGAGGCCGCGCGTCCGGCGACGTCCAACGGCTCGTCGCGGTCCGAGGAATCGGCCGGCGGCTCGCTGGCCAGCGATGCGCAGCTCGCCGCGCTGCGGGAGAAGCTGGCAGGCAACGCCTAG
- a CDS encoding PrsW family intramembrane metalloprotease, translated as MQDKPAPSSGYPADVNSVRRVGAPLGLLIALGTVAGLIVIVLTAVNPVGTSIGFVLSSIAMTVVVLCYLWLDRWEPEPPRLLIFAFIWGTSAAVVISSILQIVLEAWVNPGGSDDISPFTLVVGAPLTEEAAKGAFLLLMMTGVRRNELNSRTDCLVYAGLVGAGFAWLEDILYIANADSVADSLFTAALRLIMSPFAHSLFTTMTAIGVWYALQRRSAAGKAGAILLGYAGAVVLHAMWNGSSLFGPEAYLGVYVFWMMPVFALAITLAVQSRRREQRIVAATLPGMVAAGIVSPNEATWLGSIKTRRLAVAEATRFGGKPAGAAVKRFAHQVVELAFVRDRIDRGFGDPRVVALLHEETYALYAARSASPALYQLAGFRTS; from the coding sequence ATGCAGGACAAACCCGCCCCATCGAGCGGCTACCCTGCTGACGTGAACAGCGTACGCCGGGTCGGCGCTCCGCTGGGCCTGCTCATCGCTCTGGGCACGGTGGCCGGGCTGATCGTCATCGTACTGACGGCGGTCAACCCCGTCGGCACGTCGATCGGGTTCGTGCTCTCGAGTATCGCGATGACCGTCGTCGTGCTGTGTTACCTGTGGCTGGACCGGTGGGAACCGGAGCCGCCCCGGCTGCTGATCTTCGCGTTCATCTGGGGCACCTCGGCGGCGGTGGTGATCTCCTCGATCCTGCAGATCGTCCTCGAGGCGTGGGTGAACCCCGGCGGCTCCGACGACATCAGCCCGTTCACGCTGGTCGTGGGCGCGCCGCTGACCGAGGAGGCGGCCAAGGGCGCGTTCCTGCTGCTGATGATGACCGGCGTGCGCCGCAACGAGCTCAACTCGCGGACCGACTGCCTGGTCTACGCCGGCCTGGTCGGAGCCGGTTTCGCCTGGCTGGAGGACATCCTCTACATCGCCAACGCGGATTCGGTGGCCGATTCGTTGTTCACGGCGGCGCTGCGGCTGATCATGTCTCCGTTCGCCCACTCGCTGTTCACCACGATGACCGCCATCGGCGTCTGGTACGCGCTGCAGCGACGGTCGGCCGCCGGGAAGGCGGGCGCGATCCTGCTCGGCTACGCCGGCGCCGTCGTCCTGCACGCCATGTGGAACGGCTCGTCGCTGTTCGGCCCGGAGGCCTACCTCGGGGTGTACGTGTTCTGGATGATGCCGGTGTTCGCGCTGGCGATCACCCTCGCCGTGCAGAGCCGGCGCCGGGAGCAGCGCATCGTCGCGGCGACCCTGCCGGGCATGGTGGCCGCCGGCATCGTCAGCCCCAACGAGGCGACCTGGCTGGGCTCCATCAAGACCCGAAGGCTCGCCGTCGCCGAGGCCACCCGGTTCGGGGGGAAACCGGCCGGCGCCGCGGTGAAGCGGTTCGCCCACCAGGTCGTCGAACTGGCATTCGTACGGGACCGGATCGACCGCGGGTTCGGCGACCCGCGGGTCGTCGCGCTCCTGCACGAGGAGACCTACGCGCTGTACGCCGCCAGGTCGGCCTCCCCCGCCCTGTACCAGCTGGCCGGTTTCCGGACGTCCTGA
- a CDS encoding trimeric intracellular cation channel family protein — MIQHILNYLGIGAAAASGAVLGVRKGFDLFGIAAMAVFTGVGGGVLRDVLLDISPPQSLQRWPDITVCLAAAALATLFARTVIRLHQPVRMLDAVGMGFFATSGAALAVDHGASWFAAALLGMVSALAGTIIRDVVARDVPAVMGPDDMYAVPAMLGAVIYVVIDYYGPQWIGVAVGTLVATLLRLAAITFHWRLPTGPRELIVGTHPPGPTS; from the coding sequence GTGATCCAGCACATCCTCAACTACCTCGGGATCGGCGCCGCCGCGGCCTCCGGGGCGGTGCTCGGTGTCCGCAAGGGATTCGACCTGTTCGGCATCGCGGCGATGGCGGTGTTCACCGGCGTGGGGGGCGGCGTCCTGCGTGACGTGCTGCTCGACATCTCTCCCCCGCAATCGCTGCAGCGCTGGCCCGACATCACGGTATGTCTGGCGGCCGCGGCGCTGGCGACGCTGTTCGCCCGGACGGTGATCCGGCTGCACCAGCCGGTGAGGATGCTCGACGCCGTCGGGATGGGGTTCTTCGCCACGTCGGGGGCCGCCCTGGCCGTCGACCACGGCGCCAGCTGGTTCGCCGCGGCGCTGCTGGGCATGGTGTCGGCGCTGGCAGGCACGATCATCCGCGACGTGGTGGCCCGCGACGTCCCTGCGGTGATGGGACCCGACGACATGTACGCCGTGCCGGCCATGCTCGGTGCGGTGATCTACGTGGTCATCGACTACTACGGGCCCCAGTGGATCGGGGTGGCGGTCGGGACCCTGGTGGCGACGCTGCTGCGGCTGGCGGCGATCACGTTCCACTGGCGGCTGCCGACGGGACCCCGCGAACTGATCGTCGGCACGCACCCGCCCGGGCCTACGTCTTGA
- a CDS encoding acyl-CoA thioesterase has translation MTGHSFDEAVALQHVAPGRLRGKTSPDWANMVGPFGGMTAAVMLRAVEDQPERIGEPVSLTVNFAAPIADGDFDIAVTAVRTNRTNQHWLVELSQNGVVTTTATTVFGLRRETWSETEAPPWQVPAPEGITPTGLHPTVVWARNFEMRFVDGAVPGAGADPSPSSVTTLWVRDRHARHLDFAALTAVSDIFYPRVFLRRGAVSPAGTISLTTYFHADGSDLAAIGDDFVLARSHANRFSRGYFDQSAQLWSRAGELLVTTHQMVYFKT, from the coding sequence ATGACGGGTCACTCGTTCGACGAGGCGGTGGCGCTGCAGCACGTCGCGCCCGGGCGCCTGCGCGGCAAGACCAGCCCCGACTGGGCGAACATGGTCGGGCCGTTCGGCGGCATGACGGCCGCGGTCATGCTGCGCGCGGTGGAGGACCAGCCGGAACGGATCGGCGAGCCCGTCTCGCTGACCGTGAACTTCGCCGCGCCGATCGCCGACGGCGACTTCGACATCGCCGTCACCGCCGTGCGCACCAACCGCACCAATCAGCACTGGCTGGTCGAGCTGTCCCAGAACGGCGTCGTCACGACCACGGCGACAACTGTTTTCGGCCTGCGCCGGGAGACCTGGTCGGAGACCGAGGCGCCGCCCTGGCAGGTGCCTGCACCGGAGGGGATCACCCCGACCGGCCTGCACCCGACGGTGGTGTGGGCGCGCAACTTCGAGATGCGCTTCGTCGACGGTGCCGTCCCCGGCGCGGGCGCCGACCCGTCGCCGTCCTCGGTGACCACGCTGTGGGTGCGCGACCGACATGCGCGGCATCTCGACTTCGCGGCGCTGACCGCGGTCAGCGACATCTTCTATCCCCGGGTGTTCCTGCGCCGCGGCGCGGTGTCCCCGGCCGGGACGATCTCGCTCACCACCTACTTCCACGCCGACGGCAGCGACCTCGCCGCAATCGGCGACGATTTCGTGCTCGCCCGCTCGCACGCGAACCGCTTCTCCCGTGGCTACTTCGACCAGTCGGCGCAGCTGTGGAGCCGCGCCGGTGAGCTGTTGGTGACCACGCACCAGATGGTCTATTTCAAGACGTAG
- the polA gene encoding DNA polymerase I yields the protein MSPAKTASVTDEKPTLMLLDGNSLAFRAFYALPAENFKTQGGLTTNAVYGFTAMLINLLRDEQPSHIAAAFDVSRQTFRKEKYPEYKEGRSATPDEFRGQIDITKEVLGALGITVLAEPGFEADDIIATLATQAENEGYRVLVVTGDRDSLQLVSDDVTVLYPRKGVSELTRFTPDAVVEKYGLTPSQYPDFAALRGDPSDNLPGIPGVGEKTATKWIAEYGSLQALVDNVDKVKGKVGDALRAHLSSVVLNRELTDLVKEVPLAQTPDTLRMQPWNRDQIHRLFDDLEFRVLRDRLFDTLASADPEVEEGFEVRGEALQPGTLAAWLAERSGGGRFGLAVVGNHLAFDSDATAIAIVAPDGDGRYLDTATLDPGDETALVSWLADPGQPKALHEAKLAMHDLEGRGWPVSGITSDTALAAYLVRPGQRSFTLDDLSLRYLKRELRADNPEQQQLSLLDDSEGVDDQAVQTLLLRASAVMDLADALDEELARIDSSALLGSMELPVQRVLAEIESAGIAVDLETLTELQSEFAGQIRDAAEAAYAVIGKQINLGSPKQLQTVLFDELEMPKTKRTKTGYTTDADALQGLFEKTGHPFLQHLLAHRDATRLKVTVDGLLGSVAGDGRIHTTFNQTIAATGRLSSTEPNLQNIPIRTEAGRRIRDAFVVGGGYAELMTADYSQIEMRIMAHLSGDEGLIEAFNTGEDLHSFVASRAFDVPIDEVTPDLRRRVKAMSYGLAYGLSAYGLSAQLKISTEEAKVQMDQYFARFGGIRDYLRDVVDQARKDGYTSTVFGRRRYLPELDSSNRNVREAAERAALNAPIQGSAADLIKVAMINVDTAIKDAGLSSRMLLQVHDELLFEVVDGERDALEALVREHMGNAYPLNVPLEVSVGYGRSWDAAAH from the coding sequence GTGAGCCCAGCCAAGACCGCATCGGTGACCGACGAGAAGCCCACCTTGATGCTGTTGGACGGCAACTCCCTGGCGTTCCGCGCGTTCTACGCGCTGCCCGCCGAGAACTTCAAGACCCAGGGCGGGTTGACCACCAACGCGGTCTACGGCTTCACCGCCATGCTGATCAACTTGCTCCGCGACGAGCAGCCCAGCCACATCGCCGCGGCCTTCGACGTCTCGCGACAGACGTTCCGCAAGGAGAAGTACCCGGAGTACAAGGAGGGCCGGTCGGCCACCCCCGACGAGTTCCGCGGACAGATCGACATCACCAAGGAAGTGCTGGGGGCGCTCGGCATCACGGTGCTCGCCGAGCCCGGCTTCGAGGCGGACGACATCATCGCGACGCTGGCCACGCAGGCCGAGAACGAGGGCTACCGGGTGCTGGTGGTCACCGGGGACCGGGACTCCCTGCAGCTGGTCAGCGATGACGTCACCGTGCTCTATCCGCGCAAGGGGGTCAGCGAACTGACCCGGTTCACCCCGGACGCCGTGGTGGAGAAGTACGGCCTGACACCGTCGCAGTACCCCGATTTCGCGGCGCTGCGCGGTGACCCGAGTGACAACCTGCCGGGGATCCCGGGGGTCGGGGAGAAGACGGCCACCAAGTGGATCGCCGAATACGGTTCGCTGCAGGCACTCGTCGACAACGTGGACAAGGTCAAGGGCAAGGTCGGTGATGCGCTGCGCGCGCACCTGTCGAGCGTGGTGCTCAACCGGGAGCTGACCGATCTGGTCAAAGAGGTGCCGCTCGCGCAGACACCGGACACGCTGCGGATGCAGCCGTGGAACCGCGACCAGATCCACCGGCTTTTCGACGACCTGGAGTTCCGGGTGTTGCGCGACCGGCTGTTCGACACGCTGGCCTCGGCGGACCCGGAAGTCGAGGAGGGCTTCGAGGTCCGCGGTGAGGCGCTGCAGCCGGGGACGCTTGCGGCGTGGCTGGCCGAGCGCAGCGGCGGAGGCCGGTTCGGGCTCGCCGTGGTGGGCAACCACCTGGCCTTCGACAGCGACGCCACCGCGATCGCGATCGTCGCCCCTGACGGCGACGGCCGCTACCTCGACACCGCCACCCTGGATCCGGGCGACGAGACGGCGTTGGTGTCGTGGCTCGCCGACCCCGGCCAGCCCAAGGCCCTGCACGAGGCGAAGCTCGCGATGCACGATCTGGAGGGCCGGGGATGGCCGGTGTCCGGGATCACCTCCGACACCGCGCTGGCCGCCTATCTGGTGCGGCCCGGGCAGCGCAGCTTCACCCTCGATGACCTGTCGCTGCGCTATCTGAAGCGCGAGCTGCGTGCGGACAACCCTGAACAGCAACAACTTTCGCTACTCGACGACTCCGAGGGGGTGGACGACCAGGCCGTGCAGACGCTGCTGTTGCGCGCCAGCGCGGTGATGGACCTCGCCGATGCGCTCGACGAGGAGCTGGCCCGGATCGATTCCTCGGCGCTGCTCGGCAGCATGGAACTGCCCGTCCAGCGGGTGCTCGCCGAGATCGAAAGCGCTGGCATCGCCGTCGATCTGGAAACCCTCACCGAACTGCAGAGCGAGTTCGCCGGGCAGATTCGCGACGCCGCCGAGGCCGCATACGCGGTGATCGGCAAACAGATCAACCTCGGCTCGCCCAAACAGCTCCAGACGGTGCTCTTCGACGAGTTGGAGATGCCGAAGACCAAGCGCACCAAGACCGGATACACCACGGATGCCGATGCCCTACAGGGTCTTTTCGAGAAGACGGGCCACCCGTTCCTGCAGCATCTGCTCGCGCACCGGGATGCGACCCGGCTGAAGGTCACCGTCGACGGACTGCTCGGTTCGGTGGCCGGAGACGGGCGAATTCATACCACGTTCAACCAGACGATCGCGGCGACCGGCCGGCTGTCCTCGACCGAGCCGAACCTGCAGAACATCCCGATTCGCACCGAGGCGGGCCGGCGGATCCGTGACGCGTTCGTTGTCGGTGGTGGCTACGCGGAGCTGATGACCGCGGACTACAGCCAGATCGAAATGCGCATCATGGCGCACCTGTCGGGTGACGAAGGCCTGATCGAGGCGTTCAACACCGGGGAGGATCTGCACTCGTTCGTCGCGTCGCGGGCGTTCGACGTCCCGATCGACGAGGTGACGCCGGACCTGCGCCGGCGGGTCAAGGCGATGTCCTACGGGCTGGCCTACGGCTTGAGCGCCTACGGGCTCTCGGCGCAGCTGAAGATCTCCACCGAAGAAGCCAAGGTCCAGATGGACCAGTACTTCGCCCGCTTCGGCGGGATCCGCGACTACCTGCGCGACGTCGTCGATCAGGCCCGCAAGGACGGCTACACCTCGACGGTGTTCGGACGCCGGCGCTACCTTCCCGAACTGGACAGCAGCAACCGCAACGTGCGGGAGGCGGCCGAGCGGGCTGCGCTCAACGCTCCGATCCAGGGCAGTGCAGCCGATCTCATCAAGGTCGCGATGATCAACGTCGACACGGCGATCAAGGACGCGGGGCTGTCGTCACGGATGTTGTTGCAGGTGCACGACGAACTGCTGTTCGAGGTCGTCGACGGTGAGCGCGATGCCCTGGAGGCGCTGGTGCGCGAGCACATGGGCAACGCATACCCGCTCAACGTGCCGCTCGAGGTCTCGGTGGGCTACGGCCGCAGCTGGGATGCGGCCGCACACTGA